The nucleotide window GTCCGCGACATCCGAATCCTCGAAGATGCCATGGGCGACGGCGTCAAGCAGGTCTTCCCGGGCGAGCTGGCCCCGCTGTCCCGCCTGCGCCGAGTGGATGCATAAGTACCTATGAACAAGCCATTACTGAGTGTCATCGTTCCTGCGAAAGATCAGGCCCCTTTCATCCGCGATTCGATGACCAGCCTGATGCGCCAGTTCGATGACCCCTCGGTAATGGAGATCATCGTGATCGACGATGGTTCCACCGACGGGACCGGGGAGTTGGCAGCGGCCTTCACCAGCCAGCTCCCCGGCCTGAAGATCCTCCGGAACGAGACCGCCCACGGCGTGGCCACCGCCCGGAACCATGGCCTGGACGAGGCAACCGGCCGCTACATCACCTTCCTGGATCCGGATGACTGGTACGCCCCCGGCCACCTGCCCAGGATCACCACGGAGATCGAGCAGCTGGGCGTGGACTTCCTCCGGGTCGACCACATCCGCCACACCAACGGGATCCGCACCATCCACAAGGCTCCGCAGGCCCGCCGTGGGGTCCGGCTGAACCCGCGCGACGATATTGCCCCGTACAACCTCTCCACGATGGTGGACTACCCCTTCCCGCCCTTCGGGATTTTCGACGGCGGACTCAAGGACGCGGGCCTGCTCCACTTCCTCGACGGCCGGCAAACCGCCGAAGACCGCCCTTGGGTCTGGCGGCTGCATCTGAAGGCCGAGTCCTATGCCGTGAGCACCCAGCTGGGCGCCTTCTACCGCCGCGGCGTGTCCAGTTCGCTGACCCAGGTCTTCGACCGCCGCCAGCTGGACTTCCTGCCGTGCTTCCAGGAGGTCTTCCGCCTCGTCGCCGAAGACCCGGAGCCGGAGCGCTTCTGGCCCAAGGCGGCCCGCCAGTTCCTGGCCATCGCCTGCCACCAGCTCAAACGCGCCGAACAGATGGACAAGCACTATCTGGGCGAGCTGCACACCGGCATCCGGGCTACGCTGGACACGCTGCCGGAACATGTGTCCGAGGAGAGCTTGGCGCTGCTCGACCACAAGCGCCGCCAGCTGATCAAACCTGCACTTCGGAGCGCCGCATGAAAGAGCTTTTTGTCGTCTCAACGCTGTACCAGTGCATTTCGCTGGCAGCGGCCATCGATAGCGGCCGCCTCCCGGAGCGCGGCGCCGAACGTATCCTCGTCCTGACCAACAGCGCCCTGATACCGGAAGTTTCCGTTCCGTTCCACGAGTCCGCGGGCTTTACCGAAGCGGCTGCCCGCTTCGACCGGACGGTGGATCTGAGCGAGCTGCTCTGGCCGCGACGGCCCGGCCAGTTCAACCCGCGCGGCGAGGAACTCGATATCTGGGAGCGCCTGCTCCGCGGGAAGTGGGAGCTCGGCGACGGCCCGCTGCACCTGTATGTGGAGTCCATCCAGGTCAATCCCGCCGTCGCGCTGTGCCGGATTTTTGCCAGCGCCACGATTTCCGTCCACTCCGACGGCCTGATGAGCTACGGCCCCACCCGGAATCCGCTGCCGCGGGACCTGGCCCAGCGGCTGGACTCGCTGCTGTACGTGGATCTGGTGCCCGGCCTGATCCCCCAGCTGCTGCGCGAGCACAACCCGCAGCTGGTTCCGATCGACGCCGCCGCCTTGCGCCGCGGCATGGCAGAACTCGCCGAAGCACTGCCCGAGGAAACCGAGGGACCGGCCGCACTGGCAGGAACCCCGGAAGCCAACGCGGACGACGGCGAACCCGCTGCCGGCGGCACTGCCCTGATCCTGGGCCAGTACCTCTCCGAGCTCGGCATCCTCTTCACCGAAGAGGAAATCGAGCTGCACCGCGACATGCTGCAGAAGGCAACGGACCGCGGCATCCGGCACTGCATTTTCAAACCCCACCCGAGCGCAGGCCCGGGCGCGGTGACCTCCATCCAGGCCGCCGCCGTCGAACTCGGCCTGGACCTGAAGGTCATGACCTCCACCAGCCCGGCGGAAGTGGTCATGCAGCGGCTGCGGCCCGAGCTCGTGGTCAGCTGCTTTTCCACCGCGCTGATGACGGCCAAGTACCTCTTTAACATCGACGCCGCAGCCGTGGGAACCGAGATCCTGCTGGAACGGCTCACGCCATACCAGAACAGCAACCGCATCCCGGTGACCATCATCGATGCGCTCCTCGAGCAGGGCTACACCGCCCCGGCCGAGCAGGTGCCGGGCGAGAACACCGCGCCGCTGCAGCAGCTGGTGGAAGCCGTGTCCTACTGCATGCAGGCCGAGACCCTGGAAGTCGCCCGCGACAGCGCGGTTTCCTTCCTGCACCAGGCCCAGCACACGTCCGACATGCGTTACTTCAAACGCCGCCGGCTCACCAAGCTGGGCCTGCCCGGCGCCCTGCCCGGACGCCAGGTCCTGCTGCCGCTGGGCCGGGTCCGCCGCGTGGGACGGCGGGCCGCCAAGCGTGTCCTGACCGTACTGGGCAAATGACGCAGGCCATGCTTCCCTTGCAACAAGTGGCCCGGCCGCGCTTTGGCCGGGCAGCGGTCTGGGCGGAGTCCCCGCTACAGCTGCTCAGCGCCGTCGAAGCCCACGGCGCCGGGCTGCTGGGCCGCGAAACGACCATCCATCCACGCGGTGACGCCATCGGCATGAACGCCACCCTGGCCTCACTGATGGAACAGGTTCCGGCCGGCGTGCACTTCGCCGCGCCGACCTCGACCATCCCGCCGCTGCGGCAGCCAGGGCTGGACCGCTGGGTGATCGGCGACGCCTACTCGGGCAAGGTCCAGACCGAACTGCTCCGCGGCGCCGGCGGCAAAGAGGTTGTCATTCTCGACGACGGACTGGCCACCCTGAAACTGCTGGCCACCCTGGTCCGGGACCGGCCCACTCCGTTGATCCGGCCGCGGGCTACCGCCCGTGCCTCACGGAAGGCTCTGGGCCTGGCCAGCTGGTGGGCGCTGCGCCGGCTCGCCAGCCAGGGCAGGCTCCTGGTATTCACCGCGCTGCCCGTCCCCGCGGCACTGGAAACGAAGTTCCGGGCTCTGGGCGGCCACCTGGAGCGGCACAAATTTGAGTGGCTCGGCACCCAGCCGGTCACCGAGACCATCTACGAACCCACGGTGGTGGTCGGCTCCGCGATGCCGGCGGACGGGCTGATCCGCGCCGAGCCCTACGTGGACTGGGTCCGGTCCCTGACCGAAGACGGCCCCGTGGGCTACTTCCCGCACCGCCGGGAAACTCCCGAGGTGCTGGCCGCCCTCGCAGAACACCCGCTGATCACCGTGAACGAGCACACCATCCCGGTGGAAATGCGCCTGCGCGGACTGCGCTCCAACCAGACCGTGCGCGCCCTGCCGTCCACGGTGCTCGCGTCGCTGCGGCTCATTCTGGCTCCTCATGCGGTCCCGCTCAAGGGCCAACCGGTGCCGGTCGACTGGTGGATGCCGGGCACCACGCAGGAACTGCGCCGGCACCTGAGCAGCTCCCTCGAAGACGGTTTGGGTGCGGCATGAGCGGCATCGAGCCCGGCGGCATGGCCTACACCGCGGCTGGCGCCGTGCCCGGGCAGCCGCGACGGGTCCGGCACAAAATCGTGGCCGTGGCAGACAGCGATTCCTACCTGAAATTCGCCTGCGCCACGCTCGATGCCCTCGGCCCGGAATGGGACCGCGAGGTCCTGCTGGTCCGCTCCCCCATCGCGCCGACGCGGGAGCAAACCACCGCGGCAGTGGCCGGCACCTTCTGCGCCGGAATTACGACGCCGGTGATTCCCGCCTCAGGCTTGCGCGCCGCCTTGGCGGATGCCGACGTCGTACTTGCTGCAACCACCGGTCCCGTGGCCGAAGAGGTTTACCTGCACGCCAGCCGGCTCACCCCGCGGCCGGCCCTGGTGTCGGGCCTGCCCGGCGTGGCGTTCCCCGCCACCGAAAAGGCGCTGCGGTTCCGCTCGCTGGGCGACGCGTTCATCACCCACAGCCATGCCGAATGCCGCGCGTTCAGTGACCTGGCCGATCAGCTCGGCCTCGAACAGCGCGTCCTGGTATCCCGGCTCCCCTTCCTAAAATCGCCCGCGCGGCCGGAACCGGTGGAAGTACCCCTGACCCAGGTGGTCTTCGCTCCGCAAGCAAAAGTCCCCGTCCTGAAGGACGAGCGCGTCGCCATCCTGCAGGCGCTTGCGGCACTGTCGCGCCGCAGCGGCTACCGCGTCCGGGTGAAGCTGCGGGCCTGGGCCGGCGAACCGCAAACGCATCTGGAGCAGTACCCGTTCGATACGCTGTGGGGCGAACTGGTCGCCTCCCGTGCCGTGGCCGGCCACGAACTGGAATTCTGCACCGGCTCCATGGCCGAACAGCTGGTGCCCGGCACCGCCATGGTCACCGTCAGTTCCACGGCCGCCCTGGAAGCGATCGACGCCGGACTGCCGGTGCTGATCCTGTCCGATTTCGGCGTCAATGAAGACATGCTGAACCGGGTGTTCGTCGGCTCCGGGCTGCTGGGCACGCTGGCTGATCTGAAGGCCGGGCACTTCTTCCATCCGGAGGCCACCTGGCTGCGGGACAACTACTTCCACCGCCAGACCGTTCCGTTGGCGGACCTGCTGGCGACCTTCGCCGGCCGTGCCCGCGCGGGGAAACTGACCGTGGACGCGGACCGGCTCGCCGCCGCCAAAAAACGCCGCTGGCGGCTGCGGATCCGTACCGCGCTCCCGATGCCGGCGCTCAAACTGATCCGCAAACTGCGCAACGTCCAGTCGGAACAGACTATGGGAAACACTGCCCGGAGCTCGGGCCAACAGCCCGCCTGAGACCGGCACCCACCCGCCGGCACAGCCGAAGCCGCCCGGCGGGAGTTGCGGAGTTAAGCGGAGACCGGGAAGCGCTCCCAGACCCGGTGCTTCGCGAGCAGTTCGGCAATGCCTTCCAGCACCGCGGGACCATCCCCAATAACGACGCCGGGTGCGTCCTCGGGTATGCCGGCTGCGGCAAGGGCGTGGGCAACGTGGTCCCAGCCGCCGATCGCCTTAGCATGGCGGTATGCCTCGGCCAGCATCATGCTGACCCGTGGATCCACCTCGGGATGGCCCGTCGGATCGCCCGCCTTCGCATCCCGTCCGGCGGCCGCATCCGCCCCGGGCGCCGCTGAACCAGCCACGAGGATGGCGTCGAACTCCACCGAACGTGTCGTCAGGTAGGTCCGCTGCACGGTCAGTCCCCCGGACAGCTTGCCGCCCTTGGGCGCGATGATCAGCGGGACCATGCCGGCGGCTTGAATAGCCTTGCGGGCCGTTGCCAATGCTTCCTGGTCGCTGTTGTCGTCGGCAATAATGCCCACTACCCGTCCGGCTAGCGGCCAGGACTTGCCCAGCTGGGACAGCGCGGGGCTCGGCTGCACATCGTCTTCCGGCATGCTGGTAGACGCGGGCGCCGGCAGTCCCAGGCCCTCGGCCACCTTGGCGCAGAGTTCGCCGTCGATATTTGCCAGTGCCTGCAACTGGCGGATCCGGACGTTCTCCTCGTAGCATTTGCCCAGTTCGAAGGTGTAGCCCTGGATGACATGGTCCTGCTCCACCGGGGTCAGGGACCTGAAGAACAGCCGGGCCTGGCTGAAGTGGTCCTCGAACGACGCCGGAGATCCGCGGAGTTTCATCGACGCCGGCAGTTCCTGCGGCACCTCGATGTAGGCGCTCATGTCCTCGCCGGCCAGGAACGGGCAGCCGCCGTCGAGCGAATTCGGCCGGTAGGGGGCCACCCCGCCGTGCACCGCGGTCTGGTGCATGCCGTCGCGGAACATGTCATTCACCGGAGCATGCGGGCGGTTGATCGGGATCTGAGCGAAGTTCGGCCCGCCGAGCCGGCTGAGCTGGGTGTCCAGGTAGGAGAACAACCTCGCCTGCAGCAGCGGGTCATTAGTGACGTCGATGCCTGGAACCAGGTGGCCCGGGTGGAAGGCAACCTGCTCGGTTTCGGCGAAGAAGTTGGTGGGGTTGGCGTTCAGGGTCAGTGTGCCGATGGTCTGCACCGGGGCCAGCTCCTCGGGCACAATTTTGGTTGGATCCAGCAGATCGATGCCCTCGAACATCTCGTCCGGAGTGTCCGGGAAGGTCTGGATGCCCAGCTCCCACTCCGGGAAGGCGCCGGCCTCAATGGCATCAGCGAGGTCGCGCCGGTGGAAGTCCGGATCCGCACCGTTGATCATTTGCGCTTCTTCCCACACCAGCGAATGGATGCCCTGCTTCGGCTTCCAGTGGAACTTCACCAGGGTGGTCTCGCCCGCCGCGTTCTGCAGCCGGAAGGTGTGGACCCCGAAGCCCTCCATGGTCCGGAAGGAACGCGGGATGCCCCGGTCAGACATCTGCCACATGACGTGGGCTTGGGCTTCGGTGTGCAGCGAGACGAAATCCCAGAATGTGTCGTGCGCGCTTTGCGCCTGCGGGATCTCGCGGTCCGGATGCGGCTTGGCCGCGTGGACGATGTCCGGAAACTTGATGCCGTCCTGAATGAAGAAGACCGGGATATTGTTGCCCACCAGGTCAAAGGTGCCCTCATCCGTGTAGAACTTGGTGGCGAACCCGCGGGTATCGCGCACCGCGTCCGCTGAACCACGGGAGCCGACCACCGTGGAGAACCGGGTGAAGACCGGCGTCTCGACGCCGGCGGCCAGGAAGCCGGCCTTGGTCACCCCGGCGGCCGCGCCGTTGGCTACGAAGACGCCATGCGCCCCGGCACCACGGGCGTGGACCACCCGCTCCGGAATCCGCTCGTGGTCAAAGTGCATGATCTTTTCGCGCAGGTGGTGGTCCTGCAGCAGGCTGGGTCCGCGCGGTCCGGCCTTCAGGGAATGGTCCGTATCGTACAGCCGGGCACCCTGGGCTGTGGTCAGATAGGCGCCGCTCTGGCTGTTGGCGGCCTTCTGCGCTCCCGTCGGCGTTCCGGTCGGGGACACCGTTTCCGGCGCGTCTTGGTCAGGCTTCGGCGGCAACGGACTCTGCGGCTCGGTCCGTTCTTCCACTGCCGGCGGCTCCACCGCGGGAACTCCGGGAATGGGCACGTCGTTGGCGGCCGTAGTGCTTTCGGGCGTGCTCTTCTCAGCCATGCTGGTACTCCAATTCGTTGAAGTTGCAGCCCTGCCGTTTCAGGGCTCTTTTGCCCACCCTACTAAAAATAGTAAGCAAGCTGAATAATATGGTGGAGAAGCGGTTTTATGCCGCACGTAGTGCCGACCAGAAAGGAGCCGCAGTGACGCTTCAGCAGGAGAAACCTGCCCGCAAGCCCCGGCTGCGGCGCATCAACTGCAACGGCCCGGGGATCACCCGCCGCCGTTACGGCAAAGGCTACAGCTACCGGGCCGCGGACGGCAGCAAGATCACGGACGCGGAAACGGTGGAGCGGATCAACCAGCTCGCCATCCCGCCCGCTTGGCGCAATGTCTGGATCAGCCCGGTCCCCAACGGCCACATCCAGGCAACAGGAATTGACGACGCCGGCCGGCGGCAATACATCTACCATCCCCGCTGGCGCGAACTGAAGGACCGCGAGAAGTTCGACCGCGCCCTGGACTTCGGCGACGCCCTGCCCAAGGCGCGCCCCGCCATTACCAGAATCCTGCGCTCGGAAGGACCCTCGGAACAGCGCGCCTACGCTGCCGCCTTCCGCCTGATCGAGGATGCGGGGCTGCGGATCGGCAACGAGGAGTATGCGCAGACCAACGGTTCCTTCGGCGTCACCACTATCCAGATCCGGCATTTGCGGGTCCGCGGCTCAGTTATCGAACTGGATTTTCCCGCCAAGAGCGGACAGCAGTGGACTGGCAACATCGAGGATCCGGACCTGGCCGAGGCACTCAGACCCCTGCTCAAAAACCGCGGACCGGACGAGCAGGTCTTGGGCTACTTCGACGACGACGGCGAATTCACGCCCATTAGCAGCGCGGGCCTGAACGACTTCATCCGCGAACAATGCGGGGAGGACTTCACCGCCAAGGACTTCCGGACCTGGCAGGGCACCGTGGCTGCTGCCATTGCGCTGGCAGCCCACCCGCCGGAACACAGCAGCCCCACCGCCCGGAAGAAAGCTGTGGCCGCTGCCATGCGCGACGTCGCCGAGCACCTGGGCAACACCGCCACCATCGCGCGCAAGTCCTACGTGGATCCGCGCATCATCGACAGGTTCATGAACGGAGAAACGATCGACGCCAACACCTACCGTGCCGCTGAACGGTCCCTGCGCGAACTGGTTACCTGAGCGGAAGGAGTAAGGATGGAATTCCAGCAGATAATGGAGACCGCAGGCAAGGCGGTGGACGCCGCGGGCGTGGTGGCCATCGTGCTGGGTGCGGCGGTTTCCACGGGTTTGGCAGCGGCCGACTGGCTCCGCGGCCAGCGAAACACGGTCTATGAAACCTACCGGCGCCGTTTGGGACGCTCGATCCTGCTGGGCCTCGAACTGCTGGTGGCGGCAGACATCATCCGAACCGTAGCCGTCACTCCCACCTTCCAATCCGTCGGCGTCCTCGCCATTATCGTCCTGATCCGGACCTTCCTCAGTTTCTCCCTCGAACTGGAGATCACGGGGCGCTGGCCCTGGCAGAAGCGGTCCCCCGAAGATCTGGACCGTTCGGAGGGGCAGACCGCTTCGCCCCGTAAGTCCTAAGTGTTGATACGGTGAGCACAGAAACCGCAAGGAGGCTTAGGAGATGGTCCGGCGCAGATCCTGCACCCGCGCAGCCACGGTGGGCACCGCCGTCGTTCTTGGGGCAGTGGCTTTGACCGGCTGCTCCAGCCTGAACCCGGGTACCGACGATGCGGCGAAGACGGCGCAGGAGTTCCATTCGGCGGTTGCCGCCGGCGATGGCGAAACGGCCTGCAATCTCCTCGCCCCGTCTGCCGTGGAGGAGTTGGAAGACGGCGCCCCCGGTGCCTGCTCGGACAAGCTGCTGGAACTGGTGATCCCCGGCGCCTCACAGGTCACCGACAGCAAGGCCTACGGCAGCAACGCCCAGGTACTGATGGACCAGGACACGGTTTTCCTGACCCGTTCCGGCGACACTTGGAAGGTCACGGCGGCCGGCTGCACACCGCAGGGTGAAAGTCCGTACGACTGCGAAGTGAAGGGCAGCTGATATGCGCTGGGCCTTCTGGATCTGCCTCGGTGTCATCGCCGCCGGCCTGCTGTACATGTTCGTGATCGGTGTGATGGCCCGATGAAGCACAACCCCTTTATCACTAACGGACTGAGCATAGGCTTCGGTCTGCTCTTCCTGTTTTCGCTGGTTGGGCAGGCGTTCTCCGGGCTCGCCTACTACAACGAGCAGCAGGTGGCATCGCAGCTGGACGAGATCGGCCTCCTGCAATACGTCACGTCCTCCAGTTTTGTGGTTGACGTCGCGGAGAACTGGCAGTCCGAGTATCTGCAGTTCACGCTGCTCATCCTGCTGGCGGTCTGGCTGGTGCAGAAGGGCTCACCCGAATCGAAGGAGATCGACAAGCGCGGCAGACAGTCCGACAAGGAACAACTCGTGGGCCAGTTCGCCAAGCCAAATTCCCCCAAGTGGGCGAAGGCCGGCGGCTGGCGGACCGCGGTGTTCTCCAACTCGCTGGGCCTGGTAATGGGTGCTATTTTCGTTGGGTCCTGGCTGGTCCAGTCCGTTGCCGGCTTCAGCGCCTTCGCCGAGAGCCAGCTGGCAAACCTTCAGGATCCGGGCACGTGGAGCGAGTATTTGGGCTCGCCCGAATTCTGGAACCGCACCCTGCAGAACTGGCAGTCCGAGTTCCTGGCGGTATGGTCTATGGTGATCCTCGCGGTCTATCTGCGCCAGCGCGGTTCGCCGGAGTCCAAGGCCGTGGGCATGCCGCATGACAAAACCGGAGCGAGTAACTGATCCTGGGGCGGCTGGCCCGCTCCAGCTGGTCCCGAATCGGACGAATTACCCACCGCCCTATAACTCGCTGTCCGTCACAGGAATGTTACGTCGCGGCCGATGGTTGAGTGACAAAGTAGAATAGGCAAGTTGCCCGCCCCCGGCGTGGCGGCTAACAGACTTGTATTTTTGAAGGAGAACCGTGGCAGAGAACCCCATCAGGGTAGCGATCGTTGGCGTTGGTAACTGTGCGGCCTCGCTGGTGCAGGGCGTGCAGTACTACCGGGACGCGGATCCGGATTCGACCATTCCCGGCCTGATGCATGTGCAGTTCGGCAAGTACCACGTGAACGACGTCGAGTTCGTTGCCGCGTTCGATGTGGACAGCAAGAAGGTCGGGCTGGACTTGGCCGACGCCATCGGCGCGAGCGAGAACAACACGATCAAGATCGCCGATGTCCCGGCCACGGGCGTGACGGTCCAGCGCGGCCACACCCTGGACGGCCTGGGCAAGTACTACCGCGAAACCATCGTCGAATCCGACGACGAGGCCGTCGACATCGTGGCGGAGCTGCGCGCGGCGAAGGTCGATGTGCTGGTCTGCTACCTGCCGGTCGGTTCCGAGGCCGCGGCGAAGTTCTACGCCCAGTGCGCGATCGACGCCGGCGTGGCGTTCGTCAACGCCCTGCCGGTGTTCATCGCGGGGACCAAGGAATGGGCGGATAAGTTCACCGCCGCCGGTGTCCCGATTGTCGGCGATGACATCAAGAGCCAGATCGGCGCGACCATCACGCACCGGGTCATGGCGAAGCTGTTCGAGGACCGCGGCGTGACCCTGGACCGCACGTACCAGCTGAACGTCGGCGGGAACATGGACTTCAAGAACATGCTCGAGCGGGACCGGCTGGAGTCGAAGAAGATCTCCAAGACCCAGGCCGTGACCTCCAACGTCGAGGCGGAGCTGCACGCCGACGATGTGCACATCGGCCCGTCCGACTACGTGGCCTGGCTCGATGACCGCAAGTGGGCCTTCGTCCGGCTCGAGGGACGCAACTTCGGCGACGCCCCGGTGTCGCTGGAGTACAAGCTCGAGGTCTGGGACTCCCCGAACTCCGCCGGCGTGATCATCGACGCCGTGCGCGCGGCGAAGATCGCCCTGGACCGCGGGGTCGGCGGCCCGATCCTGTCGGCGTCGAGCTACTTCATGAAGTCCCCGCCCGAGCAGTACAACGACGACATCGCCCGCGACAAGGTCGAAGCCTTCATCCGCGGCGACGTCGAACGCTAAAACACTCGCACCTGGCAGCCAGGGGAACCCCAGCATCCCCAGGGCACTTTGAAGGTCCGGACCCGCCACCGCGCGGTCCGGGCCTTCGACGTTTCCTGCACTTGCCTATCTGCCTCCCCGCCTGCCTCTGTGCCCTGCTTGCCTGCCGCGAGGGTCAGGAAAACGGCGTAACGGGCCTCTCGAGCCGTTCGCCGTCGACCACCAAGTCCACGCGCTCGTTGTAGAAACTGAGCAGGCCGCGGATCTTCGGATTCTCAGGAATCGGTTCGGCGTAGCTCCACACGATGTCCGGCTCAAGCTGGCCGCCCGCACGGACCGACCAGTACCGTGCGCGGCCTTTGTAGGGGCAGGTGGTGGTTTTGGTGCTCGGCTCCAGCATCCCGGTGCGCACATCTTCGAACGGCAGGTAGTAGCGGA belongs to Arthrobacter crystallopoietes and includes:
- a CDS encoding glycosyltransferase family 2 protein, whose protein sequence is MNKPLLSVIVPAKDQAPFIRDSMTSLMRQFDDPSVMEIIVIDDGSTDGTGELAAAFTSQLPGLKILRNETAHGVATARNHGLDEATGRYITFLDPDDWYAPGHLPRITTEIEQLGVDFLRVDHIRHTNGIRTIHKAPQARRGVRLNPRDDIAPYNLSTMVDYPFPPFGIFDGGLKDAGLLHFLDGRQTAEDRPWVWRLHLKAESYAVSTQLGAFYRRGVSSSLTQVFDRRQLDFLPCFQEVFRLVAEDPEPERFWPKAARQFLAIACHQLKRAEQMDKHYLGELHTGIRATLDTLPEHVSEESLALLDHKRRQLIKPALRSAA
- a CDS encoding polysialyltransferase family glycosyltransferase, which codes for MKELFVVSTLYQCISLAAAIDSGRLPERGAERILVLTNSALIPEVSVPFHESAGFTEAAARFDRTVDLSELLWPRRPGQFNPRGEELDIWERLLRGKWELGDGPLHLYVESIQVNPAVALCRIFASATISVHSDGLMSYGPTRNPLPRDLAQRLDSLLYVDLVPGLIPQLLREHNPQLVPIDAAALRRGMAELAEALPEETEGPAALAGTPEANADDGEPAAGGTALILGQYLSELGILFTEEEIELHRDMLQKATDRGIRHCIFKPHPSAGPGAVTSIQAAAVELGLDLKVMTSTSPAEVVMQRLRPELVVSCFSTALMTAKYLFNIDAAAVGTEILLERLTPYQNSNRIPVTIIDALLEQGYTAPAEQVPGENTAPLQQLVEAVSYCMQAETLEVARDSAVSFLHQAQHTSDMRYFKRRRLTKLGLPGALPGRQVLLPLGRVRRVGRRAAKRVLTVLGK
- a CDS encoding DUF6716 putative glycosyltransferase, with amino-acid sequence MSGIEPGGMAYTAAGAVPGQPRRVRHKIVAVADSDSYLKFACATLDALGPEWDREVLLVRSPIAPTREQTTAAVAGTFCAGITTPVIPASGLRAALADADVVLAATTGPVAEEVYLHASRLTPRPALVSGLPGVAFPATEKALRFRSLGDAFITHSHAECRAFSDLADQLGLEQRVLVSRLPFLKSPARPEPVEVPLTQVVFAPQAKVPVLKDERVAILQALAALSRRSGYRVRVKLRAWAGEPQTHLEQYPFDTLWGELVASRAVAGHELEFCTGSMAEQLVPGTAMVTVSSTAALEAIDAGLPVLILSDFGVNEDMLNRVFVGSGLLGTLADLKAGHFFHPEATWLRDNYFHRQTVPLADLLATFAGRARAGKLTVDADRLAAAKKRRWRLRIRTALPMPALKLIRKLRNVQSEQTMGNTARSSGQQPA
- a CDS encoding catalase codes for the protein MAEKSTPESTTAANDVPIPGVPAVEPPAVEERTEPQSPLPPKPDQDAPETVSPTGTPTGAQKAANSQSGAYLTTAQGARLYDTDHSLKAGPRGPSLLQDHHLREKIMHFDHERIPERVVHARGAGAHGVFVANGAAAGVTKAGFLAAGVETPVFTRFSTVVGSRGSADAVRDTRGFATKFYTDEGTFDLVGNNIPVFFIQDGIKFPDIVHAAKPHPDREIPQAQSAHDTFWDFVSLHTEAQAHVMWQMSDRGIPRSFRTMEGFGVHTFRLQNAAGETTLVKFHWKPKQGIHSLVWEEAQMINGADPDFHRRDLADAIEAGAFPEWELGIQTFPDTPDEMFEGIDLLDPTKIVPEELAPVQTIGTLTLNANPTNFFAETEQVAFHPGHLVPGIDVTNDPLLQARLFSYLDTQLSRLGGPNFAQIPINRPHAPVNDMFRDGMHQTAVHGGVAPYRPNSLDGGCPFLAGEDMSAYIEVPQELPASMKLRGSPASFEDHFSQARLFFRSLTPVEQDHVIQGYTFELGKCYEENVRIRQLQALANIDGELCAKVAEGLGLPAPASTSMPEDDVQPSPALSQLGKSWPLAGRVVGIIADDNSDQEALATARKAIQAAGMVPLIIAPKGGKLSGGLTVQRTYLTTRSVEFDAILVAGSAAPGADAAAGRDAKAGDPTGHPEVDPRVSMMLAEAYRHAKAIGGWDHVAHALAAAGIPEDAPGVVIGDGPAVLEGIAELLAKHRVWERFPVSA
- a CDS encoding DNA topoisomerase IB, with protein sequence MTLQQEKPARKPRLRRINCNGPGITRRRYGKGYSYRAADGSKITDAETVERINQLAIPPAWRNVWISPVPNGHIQATGIDDAGRRQYIYHPRWRELKDREKFDRALDFGDALPKARPAITRILRSEGPSEQRAYAAAFRLIEDAGLRIGNEEYAQTNGSFGVTTIQIRHLRVRGSVIELDFPAKSGQQWTGNIEDPDLAEALRPLLKNRGPDEQVLGYFDDDGEFTPISSAGLNDFIREQCGEDFTAKDFRTWQGTVAAAIALAAHPPEHSSPTARKKAVAAAMRDVAEHLGNTATIARKSYVDPRIIDRFMNGETIDANTYRAAERSLRELVT
- a CDS encoding DUF1622 domain-containing protein, coding for MEFQQIMETAGKAVDAAGVVAIVLGAAVSTGLAAADWLRGQRNTVYETYRRRLGRSILLGLELLVAADIIRTVAVTPTFQSVGVLAIIVLIRTFLSFSLELEITGRWPWQKRSPEDLDRSEGQTASPRKS
- a CDS encoding DUF6766 family protein, which codes for MKHNPFITNGLSIGFGLLFLFSLVGQAFSGLAYYNEQQVASQLDEIGLLQYVTSSSFVVDVAENWQSEYLQFTLLILLAVWLVQKGSPESKEIDKRGRQSDKEQLVGQFAKPNSPKWAKAGGWRTAVFSNSLGLVMGAIFVGSWLVQSVAGFSAFAESQLANLQDPGTWSEYLGSPEFWNRTLQNWQSEFLAVWSMVILAVYLRQRGSPESKAVGMPHDKTGASN
- a CDS encoding inositol-3-phosphate synthase, with the translated sequence MAENPIRVAIVGVGNCAASLVQGVQYYRDADPDSTIPGLMHVQFGKYHVNDVEFVAAFDVDSKKVGLDLADAIGASENNTIKIADVPATGVTVQRGHTLDGLGKYYRETIVESDDEAVDIVAELRAAKVDVLVCYLPVGSEAAAKFYAQCAIDAGVAFVNALPVFIAGTKEWADKFTAAGVPIVGDDIKSQIGATITHRVMAKLFEDRGVTLDRTYQLNVGGNMDFKNMLERDRLESKKISKTQAVTSNVEAELHADDVHIGPSDYVAWLDDRKWAFVRLEGRNFGDAPVSLEYKLEVWDSPNSAGVIIDAVRAAKIALDRGVGGPILSASSYFMKSPPEQYNDDIARDKVEAFIRGDVER